In Burkholderia pyrrocinia, the following proteins share a genomic window:
- a CDS encoding transporter produces the protein MMDNINRTKLKQIARWIGMSLMVVASHYAGAVEVDPGDYEQYPAGATIGVLYYNYSATNAYYANGNRTSNFDLQSNIGIARLLHVFQLTDRLTIDPQVLLPFGHVSTFGNASALGSTTGVGDVILTAPLKFRLNDAKDVAAATVYLYAPTGSYNQNQSLNLGAHRWSLDFQAAYIKHFSPQWAVDLVGDAIWYGNNTSYGANGTTRHQRMSYSAQAMVRYMPDPGTSLGIGITQLWGGATSVDGVANNDALRTTRMRITAAKFVTKTDQVQIQLGTDLSVHNGPKNSVLVGLRYAHIF, from the coding sequence ATGATGGACAACATCAACAGAACGAAACTGAAGCAAATTGCACGCTGGATCGGCATGTCGCTGATGGTGGTTGCATCGCATTACGCGGGCGCGGTAGAGGTCGATCCGGGCGACTACGAGCAGTACCCGGCAGGCGCGACGATTGGCGTGCTGTATTACAACTACTCGGCGACGAACGCGTATTACGCGAACGGCAACAGGACGTCGAATTTCGACCTGCAGTCGAATATCGGCATCGCGCGACTGCTGCACGTGTTCCAGCTCACCGATCGGCTGACGATCGATCCACAGGTGCTGCTGCCGTTCGGCCATGTCAGCACCTTCGGCAACGCCAGCGCACTCGGCAGCACGACCGGCGTCGGCGACGTGATCCTCACCGCGCCGCTGAAATTCCGCCTGAACGATGCGAAGGACGTCGCCGCCGCGACCGTCTACCTTTACGCACCGACTGGAAGCTACAACCAGAACCAGAGCCTCAATCTTGGCGCGCATCGCTGGTCACTCGACTTCCAGGCCGCGTACATCAAACACTTCTCGCCACAGTGGGCGGTCGATCTCGTCGGTGACGCGATCTGGTACGGCAACAATACGTCATACGGCGCGAACGGCACGACGCGGCATCAGCGGATGAGCTACAGCGCGCAGGCGATGGTGCGTTACATGCCCGATCCGGGCACGTCGCTCGGCATTGGAATCACGCAGCTCTGGGGCGGTGCAACGAGTGTCGACGGGGTCGCCAACAACGACGCGCTTCGCACGACGAGAATGCGGATCACCGCAGCGAAGTTCGTGACGAAGACCGACCAGGTGCAGATTCAGCTCGGCACTGACCTGAGCGTGCACAACGGGCCGAAAAACAGCGTGCTGGTCGGCCTGCGCTACGCACACATTTTCTGA
- a CDS encoding phenylacetaldoxime dehydratase family protein gives MESAIDKHLVCPRTLSRRVADDYQPPFPMYVARAAEDLSQVVMGYFGVQYRGADKRAAALAALRRIVADFGAPDGPQNHDLTQHTDDQGYDNLIAVGYWRDPAAYARWIASPAVTEWWASDARLADGIGYFREIVAPRAEQFETLYAFTSDFPGVGAIMDGVSGEIEEHGYWGSMRDRFPISQTDWMHADGELRIVEGDPARGGRVVVLAHDNIALIRSGQDWRDAEDAERRLYLDEIEPTLRSGMAFLRDNGADVGCYSNRYVRSIDLDGNLLDESYNIGHWRSLDRLERWAESHPTHLRIFVTFFRVVTGLSKLRLYHEVSVFDAKHQVYEYTNCHQRTGMMRDAIAR, from the coding sequence ATGGAATCCGCCATCGACAAACACCTGGTTTGCCCGCGTACGCTCTCGCGTCGCGTCGCCGACGATTACCAGCCGCCGTTCCCGATGTACGTCGCCCGGGCCGCCGAAGACCTGAGCCAGGTCGTGATGGGCTATTTCGGCGTGCAGTATCGTGGCGCCGACAAGCGCGCCGCCGCGCTGGCCGCCTTGCGTCGGATCGTCGCCGATTTCGGCGCGCCGGACGGCCCGCAAAATCATGACCTGACACAGCACACGGACGACCAGGGTTACGACAACCTGATCGCCGTCGGCTACTGGCGCGACCCGGCCGCGTACGCGCGCTGGATTGCGTCGCCGGCGGTTACCGAATGGTGGGCGTCCGACGCGCGCCTAGCGGACGGGATTGGCTACTTCCGCGAAATCGTCGCACCGCGCGCGGAACAGTTCGAGACGCTTTATGCGTTCACGAGCGACTTCCCCGGTGTCGGCGCGATCATGGACGGCGTCAGCGGCGAGATCGAGGAACACGGCTACTGGGGATCGATGCGCGACCGGTTTCCGATCTCGCAGACCGACTGGATGCACGCGGACGGCGAACTACGGATCGTCGAAGGCGATCCGGCGCGCGGCGGCCGCGTGGTCGTGCTCGCGCACGACAACATCGCGCTGATCCGCTCCGGACAGGACTGGCGTGATGCCGAGGACGCCGAGCGCCGGCTGTATCTCGACGAGATCGAACCGACGCTTCGCAGCGGGATGGCGTTCCTGCGCGACAACGGTGCCGACGTCGGCTGCTACAGCAACCGCTACGTGCGGTCGATCGATCTCGACGGCAACCTGCTCGACGAGAGCTACAACATCGGCCACTGGCGCTCGCTCGACCGCCTCGAGCGCTGGGCCGAATCCCATCCGACGCATCTGCGGATCTTCGTCACGTTCTTCCGCGTCGTCACCGGGCTGTCCAAGCTGCGGCTGTATCACGAGGTGTCCGTGTTCGACGCGAAACATCAGGTCTACGAATATACGAACTGCCATCAGCGCACCGGGATGATGCGCGACGCCATCGCCCGCTGA
- a CDS encoding amidase, which yields MAIKRPTREQLSDIAAGFGFHVDARQLADYDDALQANFDAYDAIDALPDYLPIVAYPRTPGYRPEGDENRYGAWARKSTIHGAADGKLHGKTAAVKDNICVAGVPMRNGASTFEGYVPDVDATVVTRMLDAGATIAGKSTCEYYCFSGGSHTSASGPVHNPHKAGHSSGGSSSGSGALVASGEVDMALGSDQGGSVRIPSAYCGIYGMKPTHGLVPYTGAMPIEATVDHLGPMTGNVFDNALLLDVIAGDDGLDPRQRALPPRADYLSAIRDGIAGLRIGILREAFGLANSEAVVDEAVLVAAHRLRKLGASVDDVSVPLHAAGTAIWLPIAAEGATQQMMKGNSHGFNWGGLYVTGMIDHHAGWRERADELPDTVKVTMLLGEYFTSRYRGRYYAKCQNLARRLREDYDAALQSYDLLLMPTVPMRASKLPEPRCAMSESLTRAFEMLANTAPFDVSGHPAMSLPCGVAEDLPIGLQLVGRRFDEATIYRCAYAYEQSSDWRQATFA from the coding sequence ATGGCCATCAAACGCCCGACCCGCGAACAACTTTCCGACATCGCAGCCGGCTTCGGCTTCCATGTCGACGCCCGGCAGCTCGCCGATTACGACGATGCCCTGCAGGCGAACTTCGACGCGTACGACGCAATCGACGCGCTGCCCGACTATCTACCGATCGTCGCATATCCGCGCACGCCCGGCTACCGCCCGGAAGGCGACGAGAATCGTTACGGCGCGTGGGCACGCAAGAGCACGATCCACGGCGCCGCCGACGGCAAGCTGCATGGCAAGACAGCGGCCGTGAAAGACAATATCTGCGTCGCTGGCGTGCCGATGCGCAACGGCGCGAGTACGTTCGAGGGCTACGTGCCCGATGTCGACGCGACCGTCGTCACGCGGATGCTCGATGCCGGCGCGACGATCGCCGGCAAGTCGACCTGCGAGTACTACTGTTTTTCTGGCGGCTCGCACACGAGCGCGTCCGGGCCCGTGCACAATCCGCACAAGGCCGGGCACTCGTCCGGCGGCTCGTCGTCCGGCAGCGGCGCACTGGTCGCGAGCGGCGAGGTCGACATGGCGCTCGGCAGCGACCAGGGCGGCTCGGTGCGGATCCCGTCTGCATATTGCGGCATCTACGGGATGAAGCCGACGCACGGGCTCGTGCCGTACACCGGCGCAATGCCAATCGAGGCGACTGTCGATCATCTCGGGCCGATGACGGGCAACGTGTTCGACAACGCGCTACTACTCGACGTGATCGCTGGCGACGACGGACTCGATCCGCGCCAACGGGCGCTGCCGCCGCGCGCCGATTATCTCAGCGCGATCCGCGACGGCATCGCTGGCCTGCGGATCGGAATTCTGCGCGAAGCGTTTGGGCTCGCGAATTCGGAAGCAGTGGTCGACGAGGCGGTGCTCGTCGCCGCGCACCGGTTGCGCAAGCTCGGCGCGAGCGTCGACGACGTGTCGGTGCCGCTGCATGCGGCCGGCACCGCGATCTGGCTGCCGATTGCGGCCGAAGGCGCGACGCAGCAGATGATGAAAGGGAACAGCCACGGCTTCAACTGGGGCGGCCTGTACGTGACTGGCATGATCGATCATCACGCGGGCTGGCGCGAGCGCGCCGACGAGCTACCGGATACCGTAAAGGTGACGATGCTGCTCGGTGAATATTTCACGAGCCGGTATCGCGGTCGCTACTACGCGAAATGTCAGAACCTCGCGCGACGATTACGGGAGGATTACGACGCAGCGCTGCAGTCGTACGATCTATTACTGATGCCGACAGTACCGATGCGCGCGTCGAAACTGCCGGAGCCGCGTTGCGCGATGTCCGAGTCGCTAACGCGGGCGTTCGAGATGCTCGCGAATACCGCGCCGTTCGACGTGTCCGGGCATCCGGCAATGTCGCTGCCGTGCGGAGTAGCGGAAGATCTACCGATCGGGCTGCAACTGGTCGGGCGCCGCTTCGACGAGGCGACGATCTACCGCTGCGCGTATGCGTATGAACAATCGTCCGACTGGCGTCAGGCGACATTCGCATGA
- a CDS encoding helix-turn-helix domain-containing protein — MTTYPIPPAVHGDAMALVPGGAPCEWTNASIDVETAGSVGQRIEFWREMILRLFADVQIAAVQKSDFFGQVRQRKCDKMRISEIRASEQAVTRCYRQARSEYEDKYFAVLMLEGSQSVEQDGNIVTLYPGDFAIYDATRPHRLQFGQSWREIVVSIPRPTLNQLVVGMERRTACPIQTGQGVGSVMRGFLEQMSSQIRNVSEDEMLQLSDTAISLIAMTVGSLQRNDLAQSRMKALTLIRVKRYLLERLRDPELNPLMIEHAMGISSRYINKLFEAENTSLMRYVWNLRLERCADDLANPRCTVLRVSDIALRWGFNDMSHFSRVFRERFAMSPRAWRELQRASDHLSV, encoded by the coding sequence ATGACAACGTATCCGATCCCTCCCGCCGTGCACGGTGACGCAATGGCCCTTGTACCCGGCGGCGCACCGTGCGAATGGACGAACGCATCGATCGACGTCGAGACCGCAGGTTCAGTCGGCCAGCGGATCGAATTCTGGCGCGAGATGATCCTGCGCCTGTTCGCGGACGTGCAGATTGCGGCCGTGCAGAAAAGTGACTTCTTCGGCCAGGTGAGGCAGCGCAAGTGCGACAAGATGCGGATCTCTGAGATCCGTGCGAGTGAGCAGGCGGTGACTCGGTGCTATCGTCAGGCGCGCAGCGAGTACGAAGACAAGTATTTTGCCGTATTAATGCTCGAGGGCAGCCAGTCGGTCGAACAGGACGGAAATATCGTCACGCTGTATCCCGGCGATTTCGCCATCTACGACGCGACGCGGCCGCATCGACTGCAGTTTGGTCAGTCGTGGCGCGAAATCGTCGTCAGCATTCCCCGCCCGACGCTAAACCAGCTCGTTGTCGGAATGGAACGCCGCACCGCATGCCCGATTCAGACCGGGCAAGGCGTCGGTAGCGTGATGCGCGGGTTTCTCGAGCAAATGTCGTCTCAGATTCGTAATGTGTCCGAGGACGAGATGCTGCAGTTGTCGGATACCGCGATTTCGCTGATTGCGATGACGGTCGGGAGCCTGCAGCGCAACGACCTCGCGCAGTCGCGGATGAAGGCGCTAACGCTGATACGTGTGAAGCGGTATCTGCTCGAGCGCCTGCGCGATCCAGAATTGAATCCGCTGATGATCGAGCACGCAATGGGAATTTCATCGCGGTATATCAACAAGCTGTTCGAGGCGGAGAATACATCGCTGATGCGCTATGTGTGGAACCTGCGACTCGAACGGTGTGCGGACGATCTTGCGAATCCTCGGTGTACGGTGCTGCGCGTGTCCGACATCGCGCTGCGTTGGGGATTCAACGACATGTCGCATTTCAGCCGCGTGTTTCGCGAGCGGTTTGCGATGTCACCGCGGGCATGGCGAGAACTGCAGCGCGCGAGCGACCATTTGTCTGTATGA